From Quercus lobata isolate SW786 chromosome 11, ValleyOak3.0 Primary Assembly, whole genome shotgun sequence:
ACCTTAAAAACCTTTGGTGGATATTCTGAAAACATAGTCATAGATGAGCATTTTGCAGTGTTAATTCCAAATAGTTTGCCTTTACATGGTGCTGCTCCACTTTTGTGTGCTGGGATTACTGTGTACAGTCCCATGATGTACTATGGACTCTGTAAGCCTGGTCAACATTTGGGTGTGGTTGGGCTTGGTGGATTGGGTCATGTGGCTGTGAAGTTTGCCAAAGCTCTAGGAATGAAGGTCACAGTAATAAGCACCTCTCCAAGCAAGAAAAATGAAGCAGTGGAACGGCTTGGGGTGGATTCATTTTTGGTTAGTCATGACCAAGAGCAATTGCAGGTAACTAAGAACTAATTGCTCTTATTTTGAACTAATACAAGATATCTCACTCAAAGATACGCTATTGATATCCATATCTGCATACAACACACGTCAAAAAAATGAGCTTCAAGCAAAGCATAGGGCATAGTTGCATTTCACATTGTGTTTTTGGAATGATTATTAGCTGCCTCAGATAAATGCATCGGGCTCTCTTGCAATATGTAAGCCCTATAAGTGTATAAGATCCACTTGTTATGAGAGGCTCATTGCATGTATCGGAAACATGAGACATCATATCGCATTTTTGGACCATAATGATTGGACCAATTGCAATTGCATAAAATGTGgtgttcaaattttcaatttatttttatataaatatgagATGATTTCACTTTATTAGATGGTCAAGATactatgaatttcttttttgtgtaaCCGAGATTCAACcctatatcctttttttttagggtgcCATGGGCACAATGGACGGTATCATCGACACAGTTTCAGGCCCTCACTCTATATTGCCATTGATTAATTTGTTGAAGACCAATGGAAAATTGGTTGCAGTTGGTGTTCCAACAGAGGCTCCTGAAATACCATATATTCCTTTAATTATGGgtaaatgtttatttttaaggGTCTATTTCAAATGAagatgatcatttttttttttttttttgagttatagTGGTTCCTTGTTTTTCTAATTGTACATGGTTAAACAGGAAGGAAACTTATTGGTGGTAGCGCTGCAGGGGGAATGAAAGAGACACAGGAGATGGTTGATTTTGCTGCAAAGCACAATATTATAGCAGATATTGAAGTTATTCCTATGGACTACGTGAACACTGCCATGGAAAGGCTTGCCAAGGGTGACGTTAAATATCGTTTTGTCATTGATGTTGCAAACACCttaaattcttcattttgaGTCCTGTTGCCACTTCTTAAATTAGTTATGCTTCTTATGTAGTATAAATTATAGTTACACATTTCTGTTGTCCTTACCTATGTACTGGATCTGGCTTGTTGGATTTTGTAACCCAATTTGTACTTCTCTTGGGTATTCTTTGTTGTTTGACTGTAACATTCTTGAGTTTACATTTAACTTCTTGATAATAAGgatttatcttttcttttctttttttcctttaataagGATATATATGTgttatgttaaaatttcaaatttagttTCATTGCCAACTTACTATCATTTTTTAAAGGCACATTTCTTCTAATTACAAAtaaactaaggaaaaaaaaatactattctaTTTTTAACATgttaaaagagatttttttattttttattttttaaaatgggaATAGCTCAAACTTTATTCAAAATGAAGAGCTTGTTCTAAAAATAAGGATTCTCTTCGATCCAGACAGGAAAATCAATAATGCCTTAGACATGTTTAACTAATAAATGAGCAAGGCGATTGCCTTGTCTACCTACATAAGAAATATGAACTCCACTAAAATCATGCATAAAGGACAACATCCCATAAATAATTGGGACAACTGAAGTGGGAGAGGGGAAAGGTCACTTAAGGCCTTGGAGATAATGAGAGAGTCACCTTCAATAATAAAATCACGAATACTTATGTTTAGCAAATTGAAAGCGGGCTTCAAAAACTTTTACTTTCGTCTCAGGACTCAGGAGCCCCAATCGGTGTCCTAATCTTTTTGCTAAGTGCAATAGTTACACTTCCTTTTGAGTTGAGAAATTAAAGTAACTCCATCGACATTAATCTTATAAAAAGGAGATACTGAAAGAACCCACGTTGCATCATGGATATGCATTATCTATATAGAATTAAATCAttaacttgattttcttttcaattgacTTCTTATAAAACTGTGCACTCTTTCCTATCtcaaaaatcaacaaatttaacacaagaaaataagaagaaaatagcaaTAAATTGAAGAAAACTGTTTGAGTAGTATAGAAAGTTATGAAAACTAGGCTTATGGATACATAGTTCAAAAAGTACATTGTTGAAACTGGGTTGACAAAACCTAAAActcatataatattttattactcTTTTCAAATAGTGTTATATTTTAGATTTgacaatgaatttattttttagccaTTACCTTAAATATAACTGTATTGGAACTACTAAAGATTAGTCATTTACTTTCTTAcgaaaataatgaatttgagtGGGGgattttatacaatttttataatGTACATGTAACCTTATTAGTTTTCACGagatactaaattttttaaaaacgaaaattttctttaagttccttaaaagatttttttttttaatttttttttttcatggggAGGGggaaatacatatttttttgggagtccaaactattaaaatttttaattttaataaataatatatatatatatatattactacaAAAAAATTCGACCCAACAAAGCTCcttttctatttatatttatatatatatatatatataaaaggcttatcttattgaaaattatattatgtatcaCATATATACATCATTTATCTTATAGTATGTGGGTTCCATAATCTGTAATGGAATTCAAGTTGGCAAGCGATAATCAATCTAGGAAAGCTAAAAGAGCCCATTTCACAGCAAAAATGAGATATAGAATTGCACTTTACTATTTGCCTAAAAGAACATCAATGATCAATCCATCTCATGGTTAGATGAAGCTAAAACTTTGTAAGCTTACGAGGGATTGCAAGCCTAAGCTAGTGTGGGTATTGGCTTATAATTCCCTTTCTGATAAATACGAAGTAAAAATAAGAAGGATTCAAAAAAGGGGTCTAGATTCTTGTTTCAACTCTCAAGTATGCCCTAAAAGTAATActcaaagttcaaaatttttacgactacaatttttaagaaattgcATTTAATTATAAGATTTGGAACTCGGACTAAATGACTTATTAAATAGTTAAGCTACAAGAAATATAGACTGTGTTTGGAGAATATTTCAATAAGTAAGAAAttggtttgaatttaattactttACGGgtcatgtaattaaaaaaaaaataaaagagctaCGTAATGATCCTACCATAGAGACCAAACCACCAAGACAGTAATAGGTCAGTCGATTAAATTAATGATTGCAAAGATTCATAGTTCATACCAACTCCATAAAATTTTCCTCACccaaatgtttttgttttttttcgttttttttatAGGCACGAGATTGTGGGTGAGGTGACAAAGGTTGGGCATaatgttacaaaattcaaaattggaGATAAAGCTGGAGTGGGCAATATGGTGGGCTCATCTGGCTCATGTGAAAACTGCAAACAGGACTTGGAAGTTTATTGCCCCGAAATGATTTGGATCTTAAAAACCTTCGGTGGATATTCTGAAAACATAGTCATAGATGAGCATTTTGCAGTGTTAATTCCAAATAGTTTGCCTTTACATGGTGCTGCTCCACTTTTGTGTGCTGGGATTACTGTGTATAGTCCCATGATGTACTATGGACTCTGTAAGCCTGGTCAACATTTGGGTGTGGTTGGGCTTGGTGGATTGGGTCGTGTGGCTGTGAAGTTTGCCAAAGCTCTAGGAATGAAGGTCACAGTAATAAGCACCTCTCCAAGCAAGAAAAATGAAGCAGTGGAACGGCTTGGGGTGGATTCATCTTTTGTTAGTCATGACCAAGAGCAATTGTAGGTAACTAAGAGCTAATTTCTCTTATTTTGAACTAATACAAGATATCTCACTCAAAGATATGCTATTGATATCCAAATCAGCATACAACACACATCAAAAAAATGAGCTTCAAGCAAAGCATAGGGCATGGTTGTATTTCACATTGTGTTTTTGGAATGATTATCAACTGCTTCAGATAAATGCATCGGGCTCTCTTGCAATATGTAAGCCCCATAAGTGTATGAGATCCACTTGTTATGAGAGGCTCATTTCATGTATCAGAAACATGAGATACCGTATCGCATTTTTGGACCATAATGATTGGACCAATTGCAATTGTATAAATGTGTTGTTcgaattttcattttatttttatataaatatgagATGATTTCACTTTATTAGAAAATCAAGATactatgaatttcttttttgtgtaaGCGAGATTCGACcttatatccttttttttaggTTGCCATGGGCACAATGGACGGAATCATCAACATAGTTTCAGGCCCTCACACTCTACTTCCATTGATTAATTTGTTGAAGACCAATGAAAAATTGATTGCAGTTGGTGCTTCAACAGAGGCTCCTGAAATACCATATATTCCTTTAATGATGGGTAAGGGTCTATTTCAAATGAagatgatcatttttttttccgaGTTATAGTGGTTCCTTGTTTTTCTAATTGTACATGGTTAAACAGGAAGGAAGCTTATTGGTGGTAGTACTGCAAGGGGAATGAAAGAGACTCAGGAGATGGTTGATTTTGCAGCAAAGCAGAATATTATAGTAGATATTGAAGTTATTCCTATGAATTATGTGAACACTGCCATGGAAAGACTTGCCAAGGGTGACACTAAATATTGCTTTGTCATTGATGTTGCAAACACCttatattcttcattttgaGTCCCTGGTGCCACTTCTTAAATTAGTTATGCTTCTTATGTAGTATAAATTATAGTTACACATTTATGTGGTCCTTACCTATGTACTAGATCTAGCTTGTTGGATTTTGTTACCCAATTTGTACTTCTCTTTAGTATTCTTTGTTGTTTGACTATAACATTTGTGAGTTTACATTTAACTTCTTGATAATAAGGatttatctgttttttttttttttcttctttctttaataaggatatatttgttttatgttaaaatgtcaaatttagtTTCATTGCCAacttaatatcatttttttaaagccaCATTTCTTCTAATTACAAatataataaggaaaaaaaaaaagactatgcTATTGTTAACACGCtcaaagagatttttttttttttttttttttaatgggaatagCTCAAACTTTATTCAGAATGAAAAGTGATGGTTACATTATGGTGAAGagtttgttcttaaaaaaaataatgattctCTTCAATCCTAACAGAAAAATCAATAATGCCTTAAGCATATTTAgctaacaaataaacaaaatgattGCTTTGTCTACATACATGAAAAAAATGAACTCTACTAAAATGATGCAGATGACAGTATCCCATAAATAATTATATCACTTAAGGCCTTGGAGATAATGAGAGAGTCACCTTCAATAATAAAATCATGAATACTCATATCTTTAGCAAATTCAAAGCGGGCTTCAAAAGCTTTTGCTTTCGTCTCAAGAGCCCCAATCGTTGCCTTAACCTTTTTGCTAAGTGCAACAATTACTCTAAACTGCCGCAAGCAATAGAATGGCACACAACACATACAGTTTTCATTGAACAAGTGTGCAAATTATCAGTTTAACCCAATGGGCTTTCAATTTGGGCTGTTTTTTTTAAGCTTCAACATACCTTGGTCCAACATACTATTGTCTAAATTTAAATCACAGACATTGTTGgagttgaaaattaaaaaaattgtgatatgGTGTGGTATTGATATAATGTTTAatataaaatcaattacaattttacaataacCCTATGCTATAAGATACACTGAGATAACTGAGAGCCTGACTCATTCTCAATCTGAAATGTTGAATAGAAACTCTATCAAGAACTAATAATCT
This genomic window contains:
- the LOC115967174 gene encoding probable mannitol dehydrogenase translates to MGSEFGQRLLSSWKSLGPTISFPSTIYTQGAFRLVVLTFLSIKKKHTLLANQNTRRKVKSINNRKKKKKKMNTYGWAARDSSGILSPFHFERRANDDNDITIKILFCGICHSDLHFAKNEAGMTSYPFVPGHEIVGEVTKVGHNVTKFKIGDKAGVGCMVGSCGSCENCKQDLEVYCPEMIWTLKTFGGYSENIVIDEHFAVLIPNSLPLHGAAPLLCAGITVYSPMMYYGLCKPGQHLGVVGLGGLGHVAVKFAKALGMKVTVISTSPSKKNEAVERLGVDSFLVSHDQEQLQGAMGTMDGIIDTVSGPHSILPLINLLKTNGKLVAVGVPTEAPEIPYIPLIMGRKLIGGSAAGGMKETQEMVDFAAKHNIIADIEVIPMDYVNTAMERLAKGDVKYRFVIDVANTLNSSF